TAATAAGTATTCTTGGAAAAGCATAACTAAtgttaatacattataaaatttggaaactatagaaaagttttaaaaaatagaaaaaaattatcatttataaaaaacaatcaCTCTTTTTGTtactcattaaattaataaagtttttaatgataatgaataaattttaatttaggtcCTTGTCCTCTGTGCTGCTTTAGCAGCAGTCCATGCTTCTTTCATCGCTCCTGTTGGATATGGTGCTCCAGTTCTTTCTGCTGGTCCCTTAGGAATCGGAAAAAGTTTGATCGCTACTCCCGCAGTGGCAACAGTATCGTCTCAGAAAGCAGTCATCAACCATGTAGAACCTGCCGCCCGCGTTGCCGCTGCTCCAGCTCATATTGGAGTTGCCAGTCATGGAATCCTCTCTAATGGATTTGTTGGTAGACATGCAATTGCTGCTGCTCCTTTGGCTGTTGGTGCAGGAATTTATGGCGCTCCCATCGCTCTTGGAGTTGGAAACCTCGGTCTCGGACATGGGTCCGTTGTGTCATCCCAGAAATCCGTCATCAACCATGTAGCTCCAGCTGCGCCCGTTGCTGTTGCAGCTGCTCCTATCGCTCTTGCTGCTCATAGAATCCATGGAAGTGGCCTCCTTGCCAACGGAATCGTAGGTGGACATGGAATTGCTGCTGCTCATCTTGCCACTGGTCATGGCCTCCTCGGTGCTCCCGTCGCTCTCGGTCTTGGAAACACTGTATCATCTCAGAAATCCGTTATCAACCATGTAGCTCCAGCTGCTCCTGTCGCTTTTGCTAGTAATGGAATCTATGGAAAGGGCCTTATTGCCAATGGAATCGTAGGTGGACATGGAATTGCTGCTGCTCCTCTTGTCGCTGGTCATGGCCTTCTTGGTGCTCCCTTCGCTCTCGGTCATGGAACCGCAGTATCATCTCAGAAATCAGTCATCAGCCATGTAGCCCCTGCAGCTCGTGTCGCCGTTGCTGCATCCCCTCTTGCTCTAGGTCACACTGGATTCCTCAGCAATGGACTCATTGGTGGACATGGAATTGTTGGCAACAGTCATGTCGCTGGAGCTCCCCTTGGATTTGCCGGGCATGGAATTTCTGCTTTTCCCTTGTCCATTGGTAGTGGCATCCACGGGACTCCAGTTGCACTTGGCTATGGAAAAGCCATCTTGTGAATACTAGTCaccaaaattaataatcaatgaaattgaaatgtcATTTGTTTTTTATCCTGAACATTTATCATTGTTTTGAATATGTCTTGTGACTCAACTATTTATTGTGAATCTTATCTTAAAAGTGGGCTTGTGTaacttttttattgcttaaagaaAAAGTGCTTTAAAGCTCACGTTATCAAATAAGAAAgcacaattcatttaaaaaaaatcaatatttgtattgaatttttaatgagaatCATATTCGTTGTTTTAATGTTCATGCATCTCATTTTAtctgttacaaaaaataaatgaaaatttctttacatacttgtttatcagtttttttttctggctttctttatttttagtttttttgctatataatgttaataaaagaaGCATTCGAAATAcctttacaaaaatttaacaaatgaaatatgcaaacataatattagaaaaaaataaaaatatattattaacttgcATGAAACGATTTAAATAATCGTagctgaatttaatattaaatgaaatgaagatttattttttttataattatctctaTTTTCCATAGACTAAATTGTATTTCAAGAAATAccttttttatttgcaaataaatataatgttatcgTAATggtcattcataatattttatttaaatatataaaatccaaaCTGATTAACTAGAATTGTTATTTgctcatttaaattaatacaaacgCATTGTTTTTctatgaaagcaaaaaaaaaattggaaatagttttttttaaagaaaaattattaaa
The Argiope bruennichi chromosome 6, qqArgBrue1.1, whole genome shotgun sequence DNA segment above includes these coding regions:
- the LOC129972759 gene encoding uncharacterized protein LOC129972759; this translates as MKAFAHPVANNQLLKMFAKVLVLCAALAAVHASFIAPVGYGAPVLSAGPLGIGKSLIATPAVATVSSQKAVINHVEPAARVAAAPAHIGVASHGILSNGFVGRHAIAAAPLAVGAGIYGAPIALGVGNLGLGHGSVVSSQKSVINHVAPAAPVAVAAAPIALAAHRIHGSGLLANGIVGGHGIAAAHLATGHGLLGAPVALGLGNTVSSQKSVINHVAPAAPVAFASNGIYGKGLIANGIVGGHGIAAAPLVAGHGLLGAPFALGHGTAVSSQKSVISHVAPAARVAVAASPLALGHTGFLSNGLIGGHGIVGNSHVAGAPLGFAGHGISAFPLSIGSGIHGTPVALGYGKAIL